One Campylobacter lari DNA segment encodes these proteins:
- the trmA gene encoding tRNA (uridine(54)-C5)-methyltransferase TrmA, with the protein MHFEEKIALNKALFSSLYDKEIQCFKSPLKAYRTRAEFSIYHHENGEISYAMFENKKKIPIEKFDIADEKIQKHMPILLNNLNENLKHKLFGVEFLATKLDLSVTLLFHKNIELIAQDLQQLAEKLNLKLIARSRGKKLVFNGENLRQALKINTNEFLYEFNNDCFIQPNTFINEKMIEWVISCIGSDFKQDLLELYCGYGNFTIALARNFNKVLATEISKKNIEFALKNCVLNSIENIAFTRLSSEELSQALKKEREFNRLKGIDLDSFKISHVLVDPPRAGLDLSVIELIKNYENIIYISCNPITLKENLEILCQSHEILNLAFFDQFANTPHLECGVHLRKKA; encoded by the coding sequence ATGCATTTTGAAGAAAAAATTGCTTTAAATAAAGCATTGTTTTCTTCTTTATATGATAAAGAAATTCAGTGCTTTAAATCACCTTTAAAAGCTTATAGAACTAGGGCAGAATTTTCTATATATCATCATGAAAATGGGGAAATTTCTTATGCAATGTTTGAAAATAAGAAAAAAATTCCTATTGAAAAATTTGATATAGCAGATGAAAAAATTCAAAAACATATGCCTATTTTATTAAATAATCTAAATGAAAATTTAAAACATAAACTTTTTGGAGTAGAGTTTTTAGCTACAAAATTAGATTTAAGTGTAACTTTACTTTTCCATAAAAATATAGAGCTAATTGCACAAGATTTGCAACAATTAGCAGAAAAATTAAATCTCAAACTCATAGCAAGAAGCAGGGGTAAAAAACTCGTATTTAATGGGGAGAATTTAAGACAAGCTTTAAAAATCAATACAAATGAATTTTTATATGAGTTTAATAATGATTGTTTTATCCAGCCTAATACTTTTATCAATGAAAAGATGATTGAATGGGTTATATCTTGTATTGGAAGTGATTTTAAACAAGATTTATTAGAGCTTTATTGTGGTTATGGAAATTTTACCATAGCTTTAGCAAGAAATTTTAACAAAGTTTTAGCAACTGAAATTTCTAAAAAAAATATAGAATTTGCTTTAAAAAATTGTGTTTTAAATTCTATTGAAAATATAGCTTTTACAAGGCTTTCTAGTGAAGAGTTAAGTCAAGCTTTGAAAAAAGAAAGAGAATTTAACCGCTTAAAGGGTATAGATTTAGATAGCTTTAAAATATCTCATGTCTTAGTTGATCCTCCAAGAGCAGGGCTTGATCTAAGTGTGATCGAGCTTATTAAAAATTATGAAAATATCATTTATATTTCGTGCAATCCTATCACTTTAAAAGAAAATCTTGAAATCTTATGTCAAAGTCATGAAATTTTAAATTTAGCCTTTTTTGATCAATTTGCTAATACTCCTCATCTTGAATGTGGGGTACATTTAAGAAAAAAAGCTTAG
- a CDS encoding Na+/H+ antiporter NhaC family protein translates to MKIFYLLLAPLLLFADAQANAELFGVWTLLPPVIAIILAFITKDVVLSLFIGALSGTFMLGLIENSIYHAIIASFTGFISKVVNAMASPGNAGILLQVLTIGGVVALITKTGGTKAVAVWLSTKAKQAKSSQFATWCMGIFIFFDDYANSLIVGPIMRPVTDKFRVSREKLAFIMDATAAPITGLAIISTWIGLEISLIRSGYDLIDNATFAHLGIVKEEINAFEIFVQTLPYRFYNLFMLIFVILTIYTGREFGPMLKAELRARAGKFSHGHEQIDNIEDKVLEPKEHVKLQASNAIIPLAVLIVFSFIGFYFSGYNALDDASIKAQIDAAPLSLFAFRETFGAADASVVLFQAALLATIVAIILGMYRKIFTLKEAIAVWTHGWRTMIMTVIILLCAWSLASVIKDLGTSKYLIDLFSDKTPIYLLPTAIFIFASIISFSTGTSYGTMGILMPLAIPLAMAVGVHNELSGVELHQYMIINISGVLTGAIFGDHCSPISDTTILSSMGSKCDLLAHVSTQMPYALSVCAISILCGYLPVALGLNVWLGLVFGILAMIALLFVVGKKVDA, encoded by the coding sequence ATGAAAATTTTTTATTTATTATTGGCTCCTTTATTGTTATTTGCCGATGCACAAGCAAATGCAGAACTTTTTGGAGTTTGGACGCTTTTGCCACCGGTAATAGCTATTATTTTAGCTTTTATTACTAAAGATGTAGTGCTTTCGTTGTTTATTGGTGCATTAAGTGGTACTTTTATGCTAGGACTTATCGAAAATAGTATTTATCATGCTATCATAGCTTCTTTTACAGGCTTTATTTCTAAAGTGGTAAATGCTATGGCAAGTCCTGGTAATGCAGGAATTTTATTGCAAGTTTTAACTATAGGTGGTGTTGTAGCTCTTATTACCAAAACAGGGGGTACTAAAGCTGTGGCTGTTTGGCTTTCTACTAAAGCTAAGCAGGCAAAAAGCTCACAATTTGCTACTTGGTGTATGGGGATTTTTATTTTCTTTGATGATTATGCTAATTCATTAATCGTAGGTCCTATCATGCGTCCAGTGACAGATAAATTTAGAGTAAGCCGTGAAAAACTTGCCTTTATTATGGATGCAACTGCAGCGCCAATTACTGGTCTTGCTATCATTTCTACTTGGATAGGACTTGAAATTTCTTTAATTCGTAGTGGATATGATCTAATCGATAATGCAACTTTTGCACATTTAGGTATAGTAAAAGAAGAAATCAATGCTTTTGAAATCTTTGTACAAACCTTACCTTATAGATTTTATAATCTTTTTATGTTGATTTTTGTTATTTTAACTATTTATACAGGTAGAGAATTTGGACCTATGTTAAAAGCTGAGCTTAGAGCTAGAGCGGGTAAATTTTCTCATGGTCATGAGCAAATTGATAATATAGAAGATAAGGTTTTAGAGCCAAAAGAGCATGTAAAATTACAAGCTTCTAATGCTATTATACCTTTAGCTGTTTTGATTGTATTTTCATTTATAGGTTTTTATTTTAGTGGTTATAATGCTCTAGATGATGCGAGTATTAAAGCACAAATTGATGCAGCACCGCTTAGTTTATTTGCTTTTAGAGAAACTTTTGGCGCAGCTGATGCTTCTGTTGTATTATTTCAAGCAGCACTTTTAGCTACCATAGTAGCTATTATTTTAGGAATGTATAGAAAAATATTTACTTTAAAAGAAGCTATTGCAGTTTGGACTCATGGTTGGAGAACTATGATTATGACTGTGATTATTTTACTTTGTGCGTGGTCGTTAGCTTCTGTGATTAAGGATTTAGGAACTTCTAAATATTTAATTGATTTATTTTCAGATAAAACACCTATTTACTTACTTCCTACGGCAATTTTTATTTTTGCTTCTATTATTTCTTTTTCAACAGGAACTAGTTATGGGACTATGGGTATTTTAATGCCTTTAGCTATTCCTTTAGCTATGGCTGTTGGTGTTCATAATGAATTAAGTGGAGTAGAGTTGCACCAATATATGATTATTAATATTTCAGGGGTTTTAACAGGAGCTATTTTTGGAGATCATTGCTCGCCAATTTCTGATACTACGATACTTTCATCTATGGGAAGTAAGTGCGATCTTTTAGCTCATGTTAGCACGCAAATGCCTTATGCTTTGAGTGTTTGTGCTATTAGTATACTTTGTGGTTATTTACCGGTAGCACTAGGACTTAATGTATGGCTTGGACTTGTTTTTGGAATCTTAGCTATGATAGCTTTACTTTTTGTAGTTGGTAAAAAGGTAGATGCATAG
- a CDS encoding short-chain dehydrogenase/reductase, subgroup 5 has translation MKIALITGVSSGFGLESLKALIELDYKVIAIARRKERLEKLQELYGDKIYPIVLDVRDKQAVFTAIENLPQDLQNISLLVNNAGLALGLNEFDSLDIEDIEAMVDTNIKGFLYIARATLPLLRKAKNAHVINLGSIAANVPYYGGNVYCGTKAFVAQFSKALRTDLRGSNIKVTNIAPGLCKTEFSEVRFKGDIKKADEVYENTKYIKAEDIAKIITFIISLPEHININEIELMPVTQTWAGTFSEKI, from the coding sequence ATGAAAATTGCTTTAATAACAGGGGTAAGCTCAGGCTTTGGACTAGAAAGTTTAAAAGCTTTGATAGAGCTTGATTATAAGGTTATAGCCATAGCAAGACGCAAAGAAAGATTAGAAAAACTACAAGAGCTTTATGGGGATAAAATTTATCCTATTGTGCTTGATGTTAGGGATAAACAAGCAGTTTTTACAGCAATTGAAAATTTACCTCAAGATTTACAAAATATTTCTTTGCTTGTTAATAATGCAGGTCTTGCTTTGGGTTTAAATGAGTTTGATTCTTTGGATATTGAAGATATTGAAGCCATGGTGGACACTAATATCAAAGGTTTTTTATACATAGCAAGAGCTACTTTACCTTTACTTAGAAAGGCAAAAAATGCTCATGTGATTAATCTTGGTTCAATTGCGGCAAATGTGCCTTATTATGGAGGTAATGTTTATTGTGGTACGAAAGCTTTTGTGGCGCAATTTTCTAAAGCTTTAAGAACGGATTTGCGCGGAAGCAATATAAAAGTAACAAATATCGCTCCAGGGCTTTGTAAAACTGAATTTAGTGAAGTGAGGTTTAAAGGTGATATTAAAAAGGCTGATGAGGTTTATGAAAATACTAAATATATTAAAGCTGAAGATATAGCAAAAATTATTACTTTTATTATTAGCTTGCCTGAGCATATTAATATTAACGAAATTGAACTTATGCCTGTAACTCAAACATGGGCAGGAACTTTTAGCGAAAAAATATAA
- a CDS encoding ankyrin repeat domain-containing protein has product MKILLFSLIISLNALALDYTCEYVKENKADFFKEFEPKNTQDFAQVDLNCAFSLKNHQITKRLYELANEIRGSNSACMGGEYFSDLRKFDFKLLEIALDPQGYQKTLQDPIILEEKFAKLKAYFRFWAYQSIGNFKLFKEFWKEYNNAINPLTRYFQKEFNLDKASAIYFASNALNEFLNWAVGETKIFKDISDFEKFVANRNNSLEQIKEYIYTKKISNLELNNGFKSALLNNRESEIIREFIKLGVKINEGYESALFFALDDAENVKLLLENEAVVDYKNSFGKTPLFYAVEYNNYKVAKILLENGANVNQKYINDNEKLSIASMGSNTPYFITLCALEHTSKNIFMHGANYADVKMLKLLIDYKANYKEIDDLGFNALDFAIIAKKEENIKFLKKLGLKENENLMLYEEAQP; this is encoded by the coding sequence TTGAAGATTTTATTATTTAGTTTGATTATAAGTTTAAATGCTTTAGCTTTGGATTATACTTGTGAGTATGTTAAGGAAAATAAGGCTGATTTTTTCAAAGAATTTGAGCCAAAAAATACACAAGATTTTGCTCAAGTGGATTTAAATTGTGCTTTTTCTTTAAAAAACCATCAAATCACAAAAAGATTATATGAGCTTGCTAATGAAATTAGAGGAAGCAATAGTGCTTGTATGGGTGGGGAATATTTTAGTGATTTGAGAAAATTTGATTTTAAATTATTAGAAATTGCACTTGATCCACAAGGCTATCAAAAGACTTTACAAGATCCTATAATACTTGAAGAAAAATTTGCAAAATTAAAAGCGTATTTTAGATTTTGGGCTTATCAAAGCATTGGAAATTTTAAACTTTTTAAGGAATTTTGGAAAGAATATAACAATGCGATTAATCCTCTAACAAGATATTTTCAAAAGGAATTTAATTTAGATAAAGCAAGTGCTATTTATTTTGCTAGTAATGCTTTGAATGAATTTTTAAATTGGGCAGTTGGTGAGACTAAAATCTTTAAAGATATTTCAGATTTTGAAAAATTTGTAGCTAATAGAAATAATTCTTTAGAGCAGATTAAAGAGTATATTTATACTAAAAAAATTAGTAATTTGGAATTAAACAATGGTTTTAAATCAGCCTTGTTAAATAATAGAGAAAGTGAGATTATAAGAGAATTTATTAAATTAGGTGTAAAAATAAATGAAGGTTATGAGTCTGCTTTATTTTTTGCACTAGATGATGCAGAAAACGTTAAGCTTTTGCTTGAAAATGAAGCGGTGGTTGATTATAAAAATTCTTTTGGGAAAACACCTTTGTTTTATGCTGTTGAATATAACAACTATAAAGTTGCCAAGATTTTGCTTGAAAATGGTGCAAATGTAAATCAAAAATACATTAATGATAATGAAAAACTTTCTATTGCCAGTATGGGAAGTAATACACCATATTTTATCACCTTATGTGCGCTTGAGCATACTTCTAAAAATATCTTTATGCATGGGGCAAATTATGCAGACGTAAAAATGCTTAAGTTGCTTATAGATTACAAAGCTAATTATAAAGAAATAGATGATTTAGGGTTTAATGCTCTTGATTTTGCCATCATTGCAAAAAAAGAAGAAAATATTAAATTTTTAAAAAAACTTGGTTTAAAAGAAAATGAAAATTTGATGTTATATGAAGAGGCGCAACCATGA
- a CDS encoding O-6-alkylguanine-DNA/cysteine-protein-methyltransferase: protein MYQSFYKASFAYILLQSDKDKLVNVDFTIYKPDFTKDKHSVLEQALEELDLYFNKKLFAFNTPLTLWGSEFEQKVYKALIKIPYGQTKTYQEIASFINHPKAFRAVGNANSKNKLAIFIPCHRVVAKNHLGGYNGGLFIKEALLKLEDVL from the coding sequence ATGTATCAAAGTTTTTATAAAGCTAGTTTTGCTTATATTCTTTTACAAAGTGATAAAGATAAGCTTGTTAATGTTGATTTTACTATATACAAGCCTGATTTTACCAAAGACAAGCACTCTGTTTTAGAACAAGCCTTAGAAGAGCTAGACCTTTATTTTAACAAAAAGCTTTTTGCTTTTAACACTCCTCTAACTCTTTGGGGAAGCGAATTTGAACAAAAGGTATATAAAGCTTTGATAAAAATTCCTTATGGGCAAACTAAAACTTATCAAGAAATTGCTTCTTTTATCAATCACCCAAAAGCTTTTAGAGCAGTAGGTAATGCAAATTCTAAAAATAAACTTGCAATTTTTATACCTTGCCATAGAGTGGTAGCTAAAAACCACTTAGGTGGATATAATGGTGGTTTATTTATCAAAGAAGCTTTACTTAAATTAGAAGACGTACTTTAA
- a CDS encoding EamA family transporter: protein MPSLLLASFIWAFSFPLIGHFITLEMDSFFAAFAKVFLSLLVFLPFLNFKLDLYLKLKLISIGALQLGIMNLFYYHSFLYLSVSEVALFTIFTPFYVVLFYGLFSKNLRYLYFISIFICIMGAFVVKFDNINSNFLYGLLLIQGANLVFGAGQSFYKILLEKNTNLSQKEAFAYFYLGATSITLPAFLFFGDYNNLPSNLSSWIALIYLGTIASGLGYFLWNKGSTEVDSGVLALMNNAIIPISIFINMSIFGVDVELLPFCIGTLIILFSFFIHKKIMHYYNKKSYSNTNH, encoded by the coding sequence ATGCCAAGTTTATTATTAGCAAGTTTTATTTGGGCTTTTTCTTTTCCATTAATTGGGCATTTTATCACCTTAGAAATGGATAGTTTTTTTGCAGCATTTGCAAAAGTTTTTTTGTCTTTATTGGTATTTTTACCTTTTTTAAATTTTAAGCTAGATTTGTATTTAAAACTAAAACTCATAAGCATTGGGGCTTTACAACTTGGCATAATGAATTTATTTTATTATCATTCTTTTTTATATTTAAGTGTAAGCGAAGTAGCACTTTTTACGATTTTTACACCTTTTTATGTTGTGCTTTTTTATGGACTTTTTTCAAAAAATCTTAGATATTTATATTTTATAAGTATTTTTATATGCATTATGGGTGCTTTTGTAGTTAAATTTGATAATATTAACTCTAATTTTTTATATGGCTTGTTACTTATTCAAGGGGCTAATTTAGTATTTGGAGCTGGACAAAGTTTTTATAAAATTTTATTAGAAAAAAATACAAATTTAAGTCAAAAAGAAGCTTTTGCTTATTTTTATCTAGGCGCAACCAGTATAACCTTACCTGCATTTTTATTTTTTGGAGATTATAATAATTTACCATCTAATTTAAGCTCTTGGATAGCCTTAATTTATCTTGGGACTATTGCCTCAGGACTTGGATATTTTTTATGGAATAAAGGCTCTACTGAAGTAGATAGTGGAGTTTTAGCCTTGATGAATAATGCCATTATACCTATAAGTATTTTTATCAATATGAGTATTTTTGGAGTAGATGTAGAGCTACTACCTTTTTGCATAGGGACTTTGATTATTCTTTTTTCATTTTTTATACATAAAAAAATCATGCATTATTATAATAAGAAATCTTACTCAAATACAAACCACTAG
- the truA gene encoding tRNA pseudouridine(38-40) synthase TruA: MLLKLTFSYDGSKFQGSATQPHKLSVQDTLAQVLSHLGIYEKPLFASRTDKGVHAFNAVACVKAGEHFKDFVYLKNKINHFAHPFIHIKHIQRMQENFQVRFDVQKRAYRYIISHEKYNPFLASYVHFYPKINIKLAKEIAFLFEGEHDFKLFQKEGSDNKTSTRKMYKTRVYAYKNYTVFYFEANGFLRSQIRMMMASILKVLEGKMSQNELLEQINTKKAHCRFLAPASGLYLSKISYYNNA, encoded by the coding sequence ATGCTTTTAAAATTAACTTTTTCTTATGATGGTTCTAAATTTCAAGGTTCAGCTACCCAGCCACATAAGCTTAGTGTCCAAGATACCTTAGCACAAGTCTTGTCGCATTTGGGTATTTATGAAAAGCCTTTATTTGCTTCAAGAACTGATAAAGGTGTGCATGCATTTAATGCAGTTGCTTGTGTTAAAGCGGGAGAACATTTTAAAGATTTTGTATATTTAAAAAATAAAATCAATCATTTTGCGCACCCATTTATACATATAAAGCATATCCAAAGAATGCAAGAAAATTTCCAAGTGCGTTTTGATGTGCAAAAAAGAGCATATCGCTATATTATAAGTCATGAAAAATATAATCCTTTTTTAGCCTCTTATGTGCATTTTTATCCAAAAATAAATATTAAATTAGCTAAGGAAATTGCTTTTTTATTTGAAGGAGAGCATGATTTTAAACTCTTTCAAAAAGAAGGTTCTGATAATAAAACAAGTACAAGAAAAATGTATAAAACTAGAGTTTATGCTTATAAAAATTACACTGTGTTTTATTTTGAAGCAAATGGTTTTTTAAGATCACAAATTAGAATGATGATGGCAAGTATTTTAAAAGTATTAGAAGGAAAAATGAGCCAAAATGAGCTTTTAGAGCAAATCAACACTAAAAAAGCTCATTGTAGATTTTTAGCTCCTGCTAGTGGTTTGTATTTGAGTAAGATTTCTTATTATAATAATGCATGA
- a CDS encoding LptF/LptG family permease, with protein MKLVYKYLLNQFLNTMLSLFFTLFIIVSIIFFIQLAKITAYIEITFFELIKLYIFLLPKILIFTLPISFFIALTLAFYRLSRENESTVLFALSIAPSMIASFFAKIAALVSAFMLLVVLVFIPISFELFDNFVDYKKISAKVSIKTGEFGQRYGEWLVFIDAKNSDETYKNIIMYHPKKNLQDKEQVILAKEGKLETNDGVITFKLDEGKAYEIKEEDWHISSFKNLLIKSKLSSKELNTQSFYGYWSDVTSNKEKAKEFVIYILIALFPLASVLFALSFGIVTYRYEKGFAYFGIFVIIFAYFTLLISFYNPPFVAIAVIFSSFLITSLFYFKAKIASKY; from the coding sequence ATGAAACTAGTTTATAAGTATTTGCTTAATCAGTTTTTAAACACAATGTTGTCTTTATTTTTTACTTTATTTATTATTGTTTCGATTATATTTTTTATACAACTTGCTAAAATTACTGCTTATATTGAAATTACTTTTTTTGAATTAATCAAATTATATATTTTTCTTTTACCAAAGATATTAATTTTTACTCTACCTATATCTTTTTTCATAGCTTTAACTTTAGCCTTTTATAGGCTTTCTAGAGAAAATGAAAGCACGGTGTTGTTTGCTTTGAGTATAGCTCCAAGCATGATAGCAAGTTTTTTTGCAAAAATTGCAGCTTTAGTAAGTGCTTTTATGCTTTTGGTGGTTTTGGTTTTTATACCTATATCTTTTGAACTTTTTGATAATTTTGTAGATTATAAAAAAATTAGCGCCAAAGTAAGCATAAAAACAGGGGAATTTGGACAAAGATATGGAGAATGGCTTGTTTTTATTGATGCTAAAAATTCTGATGAAACTTATAAAAATATCATAATGTATCATCCAAAGAAAAACCTACAAGATAAAGAACAAGTGATTTTAGCCAAAGAAGGAAAGTTAGAAACCAATGATGGAGTTATTACTTTTAAGCTAGATGAGGGAAAAGCTTATGAGATTAAAGAAGAAGATTGGCATATTTCTAGTTTTAAAAATTTATTAATTAAAAGCAAGCTTTCTTCTAAAGAATTAAATACTCAAAGTTTTTATGGGTATTGGTCTGATGTAACAAGTAATAAAGAAAAAGCAAAAGAATTTGTTATTTATATTCTTATAGCTTTATTTCCTTTGGCTAGTGTGCTTTTTGCACTCTCTTTTGGTATAGTAACTTATCGTTATGAAAAAGGTTTTGCTTATTTTGGAATTTTTGTGATTATTTTTGCTTATTTTACGCTTTTGATTAGTTTTTACAATCCTCCTTTTGTAGCTATTGCTGTGATTTTTTCAAGCTTTTTAATTACTTCTTTGTTTTATTTTAAAGCGAAAATTGCAAGTAAGTATTAA
- a CDS encoding prepilin peptidase, giving the protein MIIFFLLLGLSVGSFVNVLILRTINKESIISPRSKCSKCLKTLKFYHLFPLLSFVFLKGKCAFCKEKISLIYPFNEFLCACLFVFAFYLIEDLFQILIFACMLAIFLALSWMDYYLKAVSELWLWILFILAFCFDFLQNGLNLEDFQDSFLFRVCFGAGLIFILKSVINFIKNFKKRDEILESLGEGDVIIIALIFGIFDYEKGFLILFIASFLSLLMFIKIAKKDYQMPMIPFLFCGILINLSVESIL; this is encoded by the coding sequence ATGATAATTTTCTTTTTATTACTAGGACTTAGTGTAGGTTCTTTTGTCAATGTTTTGATTTTAAGAACGATTAATAAAGAAAGCATAATAAGTCCAAGATCAAAATGCTCTAAGTGTCTTAAAACTTTGAAATTTTATCATCTTTTTCCTTTGTTATCTTTTGTATTTTTAAAAGGCAAATGTGCTTTTTGTAAGGAAAAAATTTCTTTGATTTATCCTTTTAATGAATTTCTTTGCGCGTGTTTGTTTGTCTTTGCTTTTTATTTAATTGAAGATCTTTTTCAAATTTTAATTTTTGCTTGTATGCTAGCTATATTTTTAGCACTTTCTTGGATGGATTATTATCTAAAAGCAGTGAGTGAGCTTTGGCTTTGGATTTTATTTATTTTGGCTTTTTGTTTTGATTTTTTACAAAATGGTTTAAATTTAGAGGATTTTCAAGATAGCTTTTTATTTCGAGTGTGTTTTGGGGCGGGGTTAATTTTCATACTAAAAAGTGTGATTAATTTTATTAAAAATTTTAAAAAAAGAGATGAAATTTTAGAAAGTTTAGGGGAAGGTGATGTTATAATAATAGCTTTGATTTTTGGAATTTTTGACTATGAAAAAGGCTTTTTGATTTTATTTATTGCAAGTTTTTTAAGTCTTTTGATGTTTATAAAAATAGCCAAGAAAGATTATCAAATGCCTATGATTCCTTTTTTATTTTGCGGAATTTTGATTAATCTAAGTGTAGAAAGTATATTATGA
- the uppS gene encoding polyprenyl diphosphate synthase, which translates to MNELKHLAVVMDGNRRWARKNGLLEKIGYSQGAKVVEKIIEVCIDEKIQNLTLYAFSTENWQRPKEEVEFLFKLLNKYLDESLNKFIANEVRFKAIGNLNLLDELTLKKIQNFQEQTKNYTKLCVNLAISYGGKDEIVRAVKKVIEKNLEINEANIQANLDLSEDVDLFLRVGSAKRISNFLLWQSSYAEIYFSQTLFPALTKKEIANIITEFKKRKRTFGK; encoded by the coding sequence ATGAATGAGTTAAAACATCTTGCTGTGGTAATGGATGGCAATAGAAGATGGGCTAGAAAAAATGGACTTTTAGAAAAAATTGGCTATAGTCAAGGTGCTAAAGTTGTTGAAAAAATCATAGAAGTGTGCATAGATGAAAAAATTCAAAATCTAACCCTTTATGCTTTTAGTACAGAAAATTGGCAAAGACCAAAAGAAGAAGTGGAGTTTCTTTTTAAGCTATTAAATAAATATCTTGATGAGTCTTTGAATAAATTTATAGCCAATGAAGTGCGTTTTAAAGCCATAGGAAATTTAAATCTTTTAGATGAATTAACCTTAAAAAAAATACAAAATTTTCAAGAACAAACTAAAAATTACACAAAATTATGCGTTAATTTAGCTATTTCTTACGGAGGTAAGGATGAAATAGTTAGAGCGGTTAAAAAGGTGATTGAAAAAAATCTTGAAATTAATGAAGCAAATATACAAGCAAATCTTGACTTAAGCGAGGATGTGGATTTGTTTTTAAGGGTAGGGAGCGCTAAAAGAATTTCAAATTTTTTATTATGGCAGTCAAGTTATGCAGAAATTTATTTTAGTCAAACCTTATTTCCTGCACTTACTAAAAAAGAAATCGCAAATATTATTACTGAGTTTAAAAAACGCAAAAGAACCTTTGGTAAATGA